From the Danio aesculapii chromosome 9, fDanAes4.1, whole genome shotgun sequence genome, one window contains:
- the si:ch211-167j6.3 gene encoding uncharacterized protein si:ch211-167j6.3 has protein sequence MKTPQNSLNATFQDDKEIQDLLKQLEDAKTELQLTNDEVERVNKDVNKCREELDQRMMMMVQKDEGLCNSLLELDAIMQEKKSLTSQLEEFTLSGTIESKQALLRSLQEEESSLLEQECNLKLKLEQLKKAVDAYSNLEEGSQVNSVKPGLSSKSKTTDKTVRKRGARK, from the exons ATGAAGACCCCACAAAACTCTTTAAACGCCACCTTTCAGGACGATAAAGAAATACAG GATTTGTTAAAACAGCTTGAGGACGCCAAAACCGAACTACAGCTTACTAATGATGAGGTGGAGCGAGTAAACAAAGACGTTAACAAATG cAGAGAAGAGCTTGAccagaggatgatgatgatggtccagAAGGACGAAGGCCTGTGTAATTCACTACTTGAACTGGATGCCATCATGCAGGAGAAGAAAAGTCTCACTAGTCAGTTGGAAGAATTTACTTTGTCTGG GACTATCGAGTCAAAGCAAGCTCTTCTGAGGAGTTTGCAGGAAGAGGAAAGCAGTCTGCTGGAGCAGGAGTGTAATCTGAAGCTCAAGCTTGAGCAGCTGAAGAAAGCGGTTGATGCGTATTCAAACTTAGAAGAAG GTTCACAGGTAAATTCAGTGAAACCGGGCTTATCTAGCAAGAGTAAGACTACTGACAAGACTGTGAGAAAAAGAGGAGCACGCAAGTGA
- the LOC130234556 gene encoding hatching enzyme 1.2 isoform X1 — translation MEYTLLIVLFLAGPCLSLPAQVSPNFGARRQRSYSEDIEENQTAMDRIIDVNDYQGVFSVDGTNLREGDIAVSGRSQKNCFARSCLWTKSVDGNVYIAYSLSHAYDDADVKNIKEGMELIEQDSCVRFVPRTHQRDYLDIQPKTGCWSYLGARGGRQTISLQSPDCTGSGVTVHELMHAMGFVHEQSRADRDKYVTIMWSNIWKDRLRNFEKFKTNNLDTPYDYSSVMHFGKYAFSEDGEPTIVPKRNWNVKIGQRLGPSDLDIMKINKLYNCNMQ, via the exons ATGGAGTACACACTGCTTATCGTCCTCTTTTTAGCAGGACCATGTTTGTCTTTGCCTGCTCAG GTTTCCCCGAATTTTGGAGCAAGAAGGCAAAGAAGCTACTCTG AAGATATTGAAGAGAATCAAACTGCAATGGACAGGATCATAGATGTAAATGACTATCAAG GTGTCTTTTCTGTGGACGGCACCAATCTCAGAGAAGGGGATATCGCTGTGTCTGGAAGGAGTCAGAAGAACTGTTTTGCCAGGAGCTGCTTGTGGACCAAATCAGTGGATGGAAATGTCTACATTGCATACTCACTCTCTCATGCGTACG ACGATGCAGACGTGAAGAACATTAAGGAAGGTATGGAGCTCATCGAACAGGACAGTTGTGTACGTTTCGTGCCCAGAACTCACCAGAGGGACTACCTGGATATTCAGCCCAAAACAGG GTGTTGGTCATATTTGGGGGCACGTGGTGGTAGACAAACCATTTCTCTGCAATCGCCCGACTGCACTGGATCTGGGGTCACCGTGCATGAGCTAATGCACGCTATGGGCTTTGTGCATGAACAATCCAGAGCCGACCGGGACAAGTATGTCACCATCATGTGGTCTAATATATGGAAAG acaGGCTGAGGAATTTCGAAAAGTTTAAAACGAACAATTTGGACACCCCTTACGACTACAGCTCTGTGATGCACTTTGGAAA GTATGCCTTTTCTGAGGATGGAGAACCAACTATTGTGCCGAAAAGGAACTGGAATGTGAAGATTGGACAGAGATTGGGACCCAGCGACTTGGATATAATGAAGATTAATAAACTGTATAACTGTAACATGCAGTAA
- the LOC130234556 gene encoding hatching enzyme 1.2 isoform X2, giving the protein MEYTLLIVLFLAGPCLSLPAQVSPNFGARRQRSYSDIEENQTAMDRIIDVNDYQGVFSVDGTNLREGDIAVSGRSQKNCFARSCLWTKSVDGNVYIAYSLSHAYDDADVKNIKEGMELIEQDSCVRFVPRTHQRDYLDIQPKTGCWSYLGARGGRQTISLQSPDCTGSGVTVHELMHAMGFVHEQSRADRDKYVTIMWSNIWKDRLRNFEKFKTNNLDTPYDYSSVMHFGKYAFSEDGEPTIVPKRNWNVKIGQRLGPSDLDIMKINKLYNCNMQ; this is encoded by the exons ATGGAGTACACACTGCTTATCGTCCTCTTTTTAGCAGGACCATGTTTGTCTTTGCCTGCTCAG GTTTCCCCGAATTTTGGAGCAAGAAGGCAAAGAAGCTACTCTG ATATTGAAGAGAATCAAACTGCAATGGACAGGATCATAGATGTAAATGACTATCAAG GTGTCTTTTCTGTGGACGGCACCAATCTCAGAGAAGGGGATATCGCTGTGTCTGGAAGGAGTCAGAAGAACTGTTTTGCCAGGAGCTGCTTGTGGACCAAATCAGTGGATGGAAATGTCTACATTGCATACTCACTCTCTCATGCGTACG ACGATGCAGACGTGAAGAACATTAAGGAAGGTATGGAGCTCATCGAACAGGACAGTTGTGTACGTTTCGTGCCCAGAACTCACCAGAGGGACTACCTGGATATTCAGCCCAAAACAGG GTGTTGGTCATATTTGGGGGCACGTGGTGGTAGACAAACCATTTCTCTGCAATCGCCCGACTGCACTGGATCTGGGGTCACCGTGCATGAGCTAATGCACGCTATGGGCTTTGTGCATGAACAATCCAGAGCCGACCGGGACAAGTATGTCACCATCATGTGGTCTAATATATGGAAAG acaGGCTGAGGAATTTCGAAAAGTTTAAAACGAACAATTTGGACACCCCTTACGACTACAGCTCTGTGATGCACTTTGGAAA GTATGCCTTTTCTGAGGATGGAGAACCAACTATTGTGCCGAAAAGGAACTGGAATGTGAAGATTGGACAGAGATTGGGACCCAGCGACTTGGATATAATGAAGATTAATAAACTGTATAACTGTAACATGCAGTAA